GTGACTCTCTTGTACACACTCTGAAGTATGGGAATGGCAAAGAAACACTAACGATAAAAGAAGTTACTACGTCAGCATATGCAAAGGAAGCGGAGCTAAAAGAAAAAGGTTTGTTAAAACGCTCCAAGTCTGATGCAGAAGGACTTGTCTTACTAGAGGAAGAAGTGACAAGAGACAAGGAAAACGTGGGAGGTTTAGATATAAAAGCAAAGATTTCAGATCAAAGTCTAAAGGCAAAGGTCAACAGAAGACTAGGGAGTGTTGGATCTGTGGTAAAGAAGGACATTTTAAAAGAGAATGTCCTGAGAGAAAAGATCAGAGATCTCAGAATGCGGCAAATGTGGTCCAAGACAGAGAGTGTCCTATGATTCTAACTGCTAGTGTTCATGACACTAAGTTTGAGTGGGTTCTTGACTCGGGATGCACTTTTCACATCACACCAAATCGAGAAGTGTTATTTGACTTTGTAGAAGAAAATGGAGGCAGAGTATTAATGGGAAACAATACGTTCAGTGAAGTTCATGGGTATGGAAAGCTGAAGATTGTTAACCCTGACAAGTCTACTGTGATTCTGACTGAAGTAAGATACATGCCTACCATAGGAAGAAACCTCATATCGTATGGTCAGCTTGAGAAGTGTGGATGTACATACAGGGGAGAAGGCTTCAAAGTTGTATTCTTTAAGGATGGAAAGAGAGTTTTTTCAGGAAGCTACAAAGATGGGCTCTATTAACTTGATGGTACGGTGGATAAAGCTGAAGTGAACGTGGCAAGAACTGAAGAAAATCTGACTAATCTTTGGCACTCAAGATTGGGACCCATGAGTTTAAAGAACATGAACTTTCTGGTGAAGAATGGTTATCTGAAAGAGAAGGAGGTTCACACGTTGGATTTCTGTGAGAACTATGTCCTTGGAAAAACTCATAAGTTGCCATTTCCTACCGCTAAACACGCTACAACAGAAACTCTTGCTTATGTTCATAGTGATCTGTGGGGTTCAGTGTCAAATATAGAAAGCTTATCAGGTTGCAAGTACTTCTTGACGCTAATAGATGATTTCTCAAAGAAAGTTTGGATCAGGTTCTTAAGGACTAAGGATGAAACGTATGAGAACATCTCTGAATGGAAGAAGCTTGTTGAAACTCAGACAAGGAAGAAAATTAAGTGCTTGCGCACAGATAATGGTCTTGAGTTCTGTAATAACCTGATGGATACTATGTGCAAAGAAGCTGGGATTAAGAGACATCGAACATGTGCTTATACTCCACAGCAAAATGGAGTAGCAAAAAGGATGAATAGGACAATAGCATATAAGATTCGTTGTATGCTAGCATAGTCAGGACTTGAGAAGAAGTTTTGGGCAGAGGCTGCTGCTACATCAGTTTACCTGATAAATCGTACTCCTAGTGCTTCTATCGAGTTTAAGATTCCTGAAGAAGTGTGGTCTAGGGTTAAGGTGGAGTTTGGTCATCTTAAGAGATTTGGTTGCGTGGCATATGTTCATATTGTTCAAGATAAAATGAGCCCAAGAGCGTTGAAAGGCATCTTGATGGGTTATCCTCAAGGCACGAAAGGATATCGAGTGTGGTTGGTCGAGGAAGGAAAGTCAACAGTCAACAGAAACGTTGTGTTTGATGAGAAAACGTTGTATAAGAAATCTAAAGGAAAATGAGTTGCAAGTGAATCCAAGGTAAAAAGGTGACATTCAAAGTTGATTTGATTCAGGGTCCTACTCACAAAAATTCCATCTTTGAGGTTGGTTCATCTTCAGAATCAGGGAACACAGGTGAAGGTGAAGTTACTTCAAGTCATAGGAGAAACTCTGATTCATAAGAAAGTGAAGAAGAATTTGAAGATCAGGAAGAATCTCTAGATGGTTATCTACTTGCCAGAGATCGAGTAAGGAGACAGACTAAGCCTCCGGCTATATTTGAGAGTGGAGACTTTGTGGCGTATGCGTTAACATGTGCTGATGATATTGTAACTAGTAAGCCCAAATCGTGAGCTGAAGCAAAACTAAGTAAAGACTGGGATAAGTGGAATGCTTCCATGAAAGAAGAAAAAATCTCTTTGGATAAGAATCACACTTGGGACATCGTTGAAAGGCCTCTTAGACAAAGAGTCATTGGATGCAAGTGGATTCATAAGCTTAAGGAAGGGATTCCAGGGGTTGAAGATCCTAGATACAAGTCTAGATTGGTTGCGAAAGGTTTTACTCAGGTAGAAGGAGTTGACTACAATGAGATTTTTGCACCAGTGGTAAAGCATGTGTCTATAAGGATCATCATGTCCTATGTTGTAAACGTTGATGCTGAGCTAGAACAAATGGATGTGAAAACCGCATTTCTACATGGAAACCTAGATGAGACTATCTACATGGAACAACCAGAAGGGTTTGTTAAGAAGGGAGATGAAGGGAAAGTTTGTCTTCTTAGAAAGTCTCTATACGGGTTGAAACAATTTCCTAGACAGTGGAACTTAAGGTTTGATTCATTCATCAAGACACTTGGATTCATAAGGTGTGTTAAAGATCATTGCGTGTACATGCAGAAGTTAAAGACAGGAGATTGTGTATATCTACTACTATACGTGGATGATATGTTGATTGCTGCTAAAAATAAGAAAGACATTCAAGTTTTAAAGAAGAGTTTGAGTACTGAATTTGAAATGAAGGATCTTGGAGCAGCTTCTAGAATTTTTGGAATGGATATTTTAAGGAACAGAGAGAAGGGAGTGCTGAAACTGACACAGAATAGATACATTGGTCAAGTGCTGAAGACATTCGGAATGAAATTCTGTAAGCCGGTTATAACTCCAACAAATTCTCAGTTTAAACTAAAGAGTTTGACAGATAAGGAGTGGCTACTTGAGTCGAAGGTTATGGACTCTGTTCCATATGCGAGTGCAGTTGGGAGCCTAATGTATGCTATGGTTGGTTCGAGACCTGATCTTGCTTTCGCGGTTGGTTTAGTTAGCAGGTTCATGTCTAAACCAAGTAGAGAACACTAGGAAGCTGTGAAATGGATACTAAGGTATCTACAAGGAGCTAAAGATGTGTGTCTTACATTCACAAAGTCAGAAAGATTTGATATTGAAGGTTTTTGTGATTCAGATTACTCTACTAACCTCGACAAGCGAAGATCAGTTACTGGATATGTGTTTAAAGTGGGTGGTAATACGGTGAGCTGGAGATCTACACTACAGCATGTGGTGGCTTTGTCAACAACAGAGGCTGAGTATATGGCTTTATCATAAGCTACAAAGGAGGGTTTGTGGTTAAGGGAATTCTGCGATGAATTAGGTTTTGACTCGGAGTTCTTTAAGCTACATTGTGATTCTCAAAGTGCAATTTGCCTAGCTAAGAATCCAGTTCATCATGACCGTACTAAACACATTGCGAGAAAGATTCATTTCGTCGGAGACATTATTGAGCTGGGTCTAGTAAAGGTTCTAAAGATTCATACTAGTCTAAATCCGGCAGATATGTTGACAAAGACCTTACCTGGAAGTGCGTTCGAGAAGTGCCTCGAAGCGCTGGGGGTCATTGCCTGAGCGACTTGAGATGTACTCTGAGATGGCACTGTTGTTTGGTCATCTCAACAAGTAAGAGTACATGTTACAACAGAGGGAAAATTGAGTTAGTGGTTTGTTCTTGGTCAAACAACGGGGTTAAATAATGGGAAGTTTAAAAGAAATACTGAGGTTCTTACGTAGGAGTTGCAGGTTTGTTGCCGAAGATGTTCAGATGCTTGTTAACTGGAAAAGAGTAATTCTTCAGCGGGTCTGAGTTGGTTACAAAAGATGTGTACTTGGAGTGTCAGATACTTACAGTATTCAAGGTTTGACAGCTTTCGTGGTTGAACGTCAGTTGGTTCAACTGGAATTGAGGTCAGGACAGGCTCAGGATCTTGTGGTATTGAAACAGGAACAAAGTCTGGGATTTTGAAGTCAACTGGGAGAGTAAGAGTGGGAGAGCTTACGAGTTCAGGGTTGTAAAACAGAGGGTCAGGACTGTTTACAGGTTCCATGGGGATTAGAAAACGGTCTTCTTCGGTCTTGGGGTAGCTGTTTGAGTCTGATTGACTGAATTGGGAATTCTCAGTCATGGTTAGGGTTTGGATACGGCGTAGAGAACAGTTGTGTTACGGCGGAGGAGTTATGTTTCGTCCTAATCGACAAAGGTGGAGATTTGTGGAGTATTGTCGTTTAGGTCTGGGCTACTAATGGGCTTAAGTATTTTCATTAAAAGCCAAACGGCCCAAGAGGAAATAAGATAGACGAGAATAAGGTTGTTACACGGGACCCACTAGAAGATAATGATCATCGTCTTCCTCAGAAAGAAACAGAGGAGAGCGATACAGAGGAGAGAGGTTTTACAGAGATAAAGAGAAGAGTAAAGGGAGAAGATACGAGAGTCTAAGGAGAAACTGATCAAGAACAGAGGGATCCGGTAGTGATCACAGCTCTTGCGATCAAGGCGTTTCTCCGATTCGTTCTACGCGTTTTCGGCTTCGGAGGTGTCGGAGGTTGATAGTGAGTCATCTCCATCGTAGTCACTCTCGTAATCTTCTTCAAAGAGTTCTCGGTAGATTCTCTTGTAGTACCTGCACATAAACTAGATCGTGAGAGATCTGGAGCTGTTGTATCGCATTGATATAATAGTGGAGTGCATGAGAGTTTTGTTCTCTCCCCAGTCAGTAGGAAACGAAGACTGGGTAAACAACTGCTTGTGTTGATTGCGTTACTTCGATTTGAAGATTCAACACTAGTTAAGATCAAGATTAGGTTTATGATCAACTAAGTGAACTGGATCAAGATCGGAATCGAACCTAGTCTGATACCTTAACACTCACATTGAACTCTCTAAAAGAGAATACAGTCTGAAATATTTCGAAAATTTGAGTTTATTTGTAAGTATTTTTTATTGTTTTTTTTATTGTCACGATGAAGAAAGAATGAAATGGATTTAAACCGTGGGCGTTTTGATTACTGTCAGTCTGTCACGTAAAAAAATATATGAAAATGTATAAATTCGATCAATGTACCAGCCCAAAGACAAATTAATGAGATAAAGTAGTGCTCACAGCTCACCTAGTAAAGTCTTTTCATCGAGTTTCAACTAACTTTTACTATCAAAATGTCACTAATATGATGATTTTATTAGTCAACTACAAGATTATAACAAGTTGAATTTATGCGATTATTGGCTATTCACATGATTTCTAAAAGGACACGGGGATTAGCATAAATTGAGATCGTAACGTTAGAATATGGAAAAATTAGGTGAAGCCACTTATGGCCCAAAAAAGCAAGTGTATCGAAATAGGGTGTTAGGTAGAAACACTCATGTGTTGCTTCATGAGCATAAAACCTGGACGACAATATCTTCTTTCTCTTCGCTAACTGGATTCATTTTAGTTACTTTTTCCGTTTCCAAAATTAAAATTTTTTAGATTTTTTTCTTATTTCACGAAAATAGATTTTCGATATTTTTAAGGTACTTTTGAGAAACGTTAATTACAAATATTTGAATTGATTAGATTTAATTGGTGGAGAGTAATTAGAAAATGTATAAAAAATAAATAATAAATTAAACTGTAAACATTTATTATATTCTTAATAAGCGTGAAATCTCTATAAAATCTTACTTTCGGGAACGGAATGAGTATAAATCATCATTTACTCGTCAAATTAAGTTGGCCATCGTTTGATTTTGTAAATGGTTCCAATTAAACATGATTTAAAAAAAAAAAACTTTGCAGCATAATTATGTCCCTATACTCTGTTAAGAGATTTAGATTGAAGTGAGAAAAAATACATATGTATCATTAATAAGCCATGAGAAAACATACATATGTATCATTAATAAGCCATGATTAACTTAAATAAGAGATTTGGGTATGTTTAGCATGTAACGTCATGACCTGATTAAAGTGTCTCACTCGTAAATTCATACTTTGTATCATTTTAAGTGGTTTTTAAGAATTTTGCACATGGATTAAGAAAACAAAATTCTATATAATTTATCTTGATTATATAAAAATATCATTAAATAAAATTAATTCAACCAATAAAACAAAAGTCCAGTATTTTGTAATTGGTCATAAAGTTCAAATGATATTAAATTCTACCTAGAATAATGAAAATATCAATTATTTTGAAACAAAATGTTTCTTTCTAAACACCAGTTAAACTGATACGGAGGGAGTAGCTGCTAGTTTCATAGTTACATTACAATATGTAACATTGGATTAAATATTTTGACCACCCCCTCCCCCCAAAAAAAAAATAAATAAATACATTATTTTCTGCAATTTAAATTTGGATAATTGGCTTTTGTGGACCCATTTAAAATTTTCATTCGGCACATGTTGCTTACTGGTTACTATCACCAAACTCACACCACTATCACAAAACATCCAAACTAGTATATAGTCCATTTCTTTGGAGTCTTGTATATCGCGACTCAAGAAGCAAACAACAAGAAAAAGAGGCCTGAAAACGACCAAAATCATTCCCCTTTTTCACTGACAGGACTTATTCTTAGACACTACTTTTACATTCCAAATAATTCAAATAAGTTTTGCAACTTGCCAACGAAAAAAAGTTTACTCAATTGAAAAGAAAAAGAGGTTAAACCGGAAACTATAAAGAAATTTATGAAGAAAGGGAGAAAAAGGAAGAAGAGAAGAAGCACAAGGGTGCAATTATGGAGGTTTGGACCCCATAGTCAGTGTTCACCATCATTTGTTTATGATGCCTTATGCTCACGCCTGTCTTAAATTAACCTTTTAATTATTATTTTCCAACACTAAACATTTACTATTAGTCGAATGGCATAATCATTCTCACCTCAGAATTAGAAGTTTTGGTTTTGCTTGTGAAAATATTCTTCACGGTTCAATTGAATGCGAGGTTTCCTCATAGTTGTCAAAAATCATTCACCAAGACTAATCGTTTATGTATGTATATATGAGAATGATAATATGATATATGACATGCATATTTTATTTGAGAATGATATATGACATGCATATTTTATTTATTGTACGTAAAACACAAATACGATAGTCTAATGCTATGTGGATTATCATATTCTTGGCTTGTTGCAAAAACCGACATAATCTCCCGTGTAGATTGAACTATCAATTTTTAGAATCTTTTGTATTGTCGATGTTTAACTTGATAATAGGCTAATAGCCATTAAAGTATTATATAGTTGAAAAGTTGGTTTCCTTGTAAACAAAATATTTTATCAACATATTTATTTTGTTCTCCATAAGCTATGCGAAATAGCGGAACTATAAATTATAAAATGACTATGCGATTTCGCTAAAAGAAACTAGTAATCACAGCAAAAAAAGTTCTTCAATTGCAAATTTGTATACCATTTTGTCGATTTTTATTCTCAATGAAATTTATTTAGTATTCATGTTCTTACATTTTTAGAAAACTTAATTTGCTTGTATACTCCAAGTATAAAAATATAGCAAAAATATATATATATGTATATATAAGTAACATAAATGAACCACTCCTCTAGGAAACCACATCAATTATAAGCATTGTTTTCGTTGTAGCTTTCGCATATACATGAGGTTCAAAACCATTACTTTTGACTGTATTTATGTTCTTGCCTTTTCTATGCAAAGTTCAATTTTTTTTTTTTTTGACAAACCTAAAATTTTATAGATTCTTACTCTCCATTTAAGGAGAAAGTGTTTACAGAACATGATAACAAAGTCATCCTGGCCAAACAAACAACAATTAAAATGAAGCAAAGAAAGATAGAAGCATACAAAACACTTAAACAACTAATGGCGTGGAGAAGTCCTCTAGTCCCAACAACCAAGCTGCAAGGTGAAAGTAAGCCTTGAGAATTAAAGACCACATTCAGTGATATAATTCCTGTGATTGAAACAGCAGCAAGTGCACAATTGACAATCCTTGAAATGGCTACACACACATAGGCGATTGAACACCATTTTGATGAGCCTTTGATTAGATCGTCAATATCTGAAGTATCTCTAATCTTAAACGTTTTACTTCCTGAAACAAAACCACTTAAAGTAGATGATGAAATTGGAAGGGGAACACACTCCATAGAGGAGGAAAGAGGGCAGTAAATGTCGACAAACAAGATCTAAGCAATTGAAATGTCAGACATAACTCCATCAAGCTGCCACAACAGAATACAAAAGTACTTCAATATAACACAGGCAGAACTGCATAAAGCAGTAAAGAGACTGCATACTGCAGTAAATGGCCGCACCAATGCTAGGGACAGACTAGGAGAACACTCCAAAACAATCAACACAACACGAGTGAATAAATTTGAAAATCTCAGAGATACAACCTGGATTGTTGGGAGATGAATGAAGCATGAGGTGGTGATGAGGGCCGAGCAACCCGTGCACGAAGCTACAGCCAGATTGACAAGCTGTGAGGTAAAACATACAGTGACTGCGACGGGAGACAAAGAAACCCATAAAAAGAGACCGCATTCTGCAGTAATAAGGCCATTGGAGGAACCCAAACCAAGCACCAACAAACCAGCCACCGGGACCGAAGTAGAAGAACTTCTTAGGACCAAAATCATAGAGGAGATGGAAAGCCAAAGAACTCCAGAGGCAGAATACACTGAGATCTGAGAAAGATTCATATTTAAATCTGGACTCATGAATGGTTCTGAAGCAGAGGACGGTAACAAGAGATGGAAAGATGAGATGGAAGGTTTCTTGGAAAAAACAGATCTGTCTAAGAATGAAACTCCATTGATGATATGGGATTTGCAGAGGATGAGAGCTTTAACGGGAGAGAAGGATCTGTTAGAGGTTCTAACGGAAGATAAGGGTGGATCGGGAGGTTCTGGAGGGTCAGGCTCCATCAACTGACCGGAATCCATGGCAGAGGAGGAGAAGCCCCTGGCGGTTAGGGTTTTCTAGAGAGAGTTTGGTCTGTTTTATTTAAATTTGCATATAATTTTTGCAAAGTTCAATAAAAATGAAATTTGCAACGAAGATGAACTGAGAGAATAATAACAGTACGGGGAGTGCATTTAATATGGATGCAGTGTATATAATGTAAAAGAGGTAGAACACTGTATAAATATAATGCTTCCGTAATAATGGAGGCTACGTCTAGTCTTTTCTCATGAACACATGCCATTGCTTTTCCTTCTGTGCTTTCAACATCTTAGCTATGCATCTACATATAATTATTTCATCCAAAGAGGAAATATGTTTAATGACATTTCTAATAATACACCCTCTTATACCCCATATGATAACGTCTGTACGCGCAACTCTTTTGGCTAGAAAGATGACAGACGTGGACAATTATTTTCTTTTGTAATAATCAATTCATTTTTTTTGCTAGAAATGTAATATCATTGACTTGCTAATGAAATTTTCGTAATGCTAATGAAAGTTTGATCACAAGAAACTTGAAAATTCCATTTTTTGAGTGTCGTAATCATTCATGCAGAAACCATCTTCCTAATGTAAAGAGAGAATGAGATCGAGTTCTTAACATACACCATGAGCAAAGACATTAACATTGATCATATAAAGCATGACTTTCTTAGTGCGACAGAGATAATTAACTTCGTGTGGTTCTATACTCGAAGATAGGGGTCATCGAAGATCATGTATGCTACCGGAACGTTTTGGTAAAAATATAGTTTGATCAGCAACTATGCTGCATGGAATCGGAAGCGGGGACGCGGAAGCGGAAGCGTAAAGAAGCGTAGAAGCAAAAATTTTAAAATATTTAGGAAACGGGTACGTGTTGGAAGCGTTTATACATATATATATATATATATAATATTGAAGCACTTAATAAAATAAAATAAATAATAATAAAAATCCAACACATAATTTAAATAATGAAGTTCAACATAAAAGTTAACAAACAAAAAAACTCAACATAACATAAAAAAAATTCAAGCTTCAAGTT
This sequence is a window from Brassica oleracea var. oleracea cultivar TO1000 chromosome C1, BOL, whole genome shotgun sequence. Protein-coding genes within it:
- the LOC106298658 gene encoding uncharacterized protein LOC106298658 codes for the protein MDSGQLMEPDPPEPPDPPLSSVRTSNRSFSPVKALILCKSHIINGVSFLDRSVFSKKPSISSFHLLLPSSASEPFMSPDLNMNLSQISVYSASGVLWLSISSMILVLRSSSTSVPVAGLLVLGLGSSNGLITAECGLFLWVSLSPVAVTVCFTSQLVNLAVASCTGCSALITTSCFIHLPTIQPFQGLSIVHLLLFQSQELYH